From Quercus robur chromosome 8, dhQueRobu3.1, whole genome shotgun sequence:
aaaacaagaacaagaacaaacaaatcaaagcaagacaaaacaaaacacacataTACAATACTCAGTACAGCGATTTCTCACACACTAAGGTTTAGTTAATAGGAGTAACTCCATAACCCATCTCCATCACCACCAGATTCATCAGAAGACGACTTTGACTGAATTCGAGGCGGAGTTAAGAGCATCCCTTCGGCCATATTCACCAGCAAACTCGGCATATTCAACAACTCTTCTTCGTCAATGAAGTACTCATCCTCAGTGCTTCTAAGATGTGTCGCTTCGTGACCGCTCTCCGAGGATCTTTCCATCATCTTCTCAGCAGCACTCGCCGCAGCGGCGCGTATGTCAACAGGCGACGACGAAAGCGGTATCGGGTACCAAAGAATCAGGTCCGGGAAGTTTAACACCGTATCGGGCCCCTTCAGAGCCAAAGCCGCCACGTCGTATGCCGTCGCCGCCATGTCCCGCGTCGGGTACGTGCCGAGCCAAATGC
This genomic window contains:
- the LOC126696980 gene encoding ethylene-responsive transcription factor ERF025-like isoform X1: MAKNPNVRRNNPFRTSNVRREETTLNGNTTATISTSITTATSPISVSEGFSGQPGSSSSSTTAKQKRFRGARSRSGKWVSEIRQPRKATRIWLGTYPTRDMAATAYDVAALALKGPDTVLNFPDLILWYPIPLSSSPVDIRAAAASAAEKMMERSSESGHEATHLRSTEDEYFIDEEELLNMPSLLVNMAEGMLLTPPRIQSKSSSDESGGDGDGLWSYSY
- the LOC126696980 gene encoding ethylene-responsive transcription factor ERF027-like isoform X2, which produces MAKNPNVRRNNPFRTSNVRREETTLNGNTTATISTSITTATSPISVSEGFSDQPGSSSSCSTAKQKRFRGARSRSGKWVSEIRQPRKATRIWLGTYPTRDMAATAYDVAALALKGPDTVLNFPDLILWYPIPLSSSPVDIRAAAASAAEKMMERSSESGHEATHLRSTEDEYFIDEEELLNMPSLLVNMAEGMLLTPPRIQSKSSSDESGGDGDGLWSYSY